Genomic segment of Synechococcus sp. A18-25c:
ACGAACAGCAAGTGTTGGCCTTGAACCTTAGGTAAAGTTCCCATACCGCAATGACACTTCAATGCTTTTCACCCTCGGATGGGCTGCTTTGGCTGCATGTTTCAGCTTCTCGATCGCCATGGTG
This window contains:
- the petN gene encoding cytochrome b6-f complex subunit PetN — its product is MLFTLGWAALAACFSFSIAMVVWGRNGDGTLNF